In Cystobacter ferrugineus, the following proteins share a genomic window:
- a CDS encoding TetR/AcrR family transcriptional regulator — protein MSPSKSDRGSETREQILITAERLFAEHGVEAVSNRQVSEAAGQSNNFAVGYHFGSKEELVVAIVRRHSEPVERRRTEMLAEISGSPDLRDWASCLVRPTTEHLASLGIPSWYARFIAQVTAHPSYRELVTNEALSSRSMQQTAEGLFRLVPRLPEEVRQERGFMSRLMIVHMCAERERALHQGTAPPRSTWESTAAGLVDALVGVWLAPVTARR, from the coding sequence GTGAGTCCGAGCAAATCCGACCGGGGCAGCGAGACACGCGAACAGATCCTCATCACCGCCGAGCGGCTGTTCGCCGAGCACGGCGTGGAGGCCGTCTCCAACCGCCAGGTGAGCGAGGCGGCGGGCCAGTCCAACAACTTCGCCGTCGGCTACCACTTCGGCTCCAAGGAAGAGCTCGTGGTGGCGATCGTGCGCCGGCACTCCGAGCCGGTCGAGCGGCGGCGTACCGAGATGCTCGCGGAGATCTCCGGCTCGCCCGACCTGCGTGACTGGGCATCCTGCCTCGTGCGGCCGACCACCGAGCACCTCGCCTCGCTGGGCATCCCCTCCTGGTACGCGCGGTTCATCGCCCAGGTGACGGCCCATCCCTCCTACCGGGAGCTCGTCACCAACGAGGCGCTCTCCTCGCGCTCGATGCAGCAGACCGCCGAGGGCCTGTTCCGGCTGGTCCCGCGTCTGCCCGAAGAGGTGCGGCAGGAGCGTGGCTTCATGAGCCGGTTGATGATCGTGCACATGTGCGCCGAGCGGGAACGCGCGCTGCACCAGGGCACCGCCCCACCCCGCTCGACGTGGGAGTCCACCGCGGCCGGACTGGTCGACGCGCTCGTCGGAGTGTGGCTGGCCCCCGTCACCGCCCGGCGGTGA